A stretch of DNA from Fusobacterium mortiferum ATCC 9817:
AAAAGGTGGACAATTAGGAGATAGAGGTAAGATAGAAGAAGCTCAAATTTTAGAAGTAAAGGAGAGTGGAGTTGTAGTTGATAGAGAGTTAGAGTATGGAGAGTATGAGGTAAAAATAGATTATATAAGGCAGGAGGATATAGCTTGCCAACATACAGCTCAACATATGTTTTCTGCTATTGCATATAATGATTATAAACTTAATACAGTTGGATTTAGAATGGCTGAAGAATACACTACTGTTGATTTAGATTCAAATGAAATCACTGAAGAAGTAATAGAAGAGCTAGAAAGAAAAGCAAATGAAGTTATAAAAAAGGCTATACAATTAAAGATTTTTATAATGAATAATGAAGAGGCTAGAAAGATAGAGGGACTTCGTAAAGCTATCAAAGAGAAAGTAGTAGGAGATGTAAGATTTGTAGAGATACCTGGAGTAGATTTAGGAGCATGTGCAGGTTTTCATGTGGAAAATACAAAAGATATTCAGCTTTTTAAAATTATAAATCATGAAAAGATAAAAGGAAATTATATAAGATTCTATTTTTTAGCTGGAGAGAGAGCTTTGAAAGATTACTCATTTAAGCATAAGTTATCAAAGGATTTATGCCATGTTTTTAGTTGTAAAGATTATGAGATAATGGAGATGTTAGATAAAACTCTTGATGAGAAGAAAAAAATAGAGAGTGAATATAAAAATTTAGCCTCTCAATATGTGGAATTTCTTGCAAATAAACTTTTAAAAGAGAGTGAGATAGTAGGGGAGTATCAACCAATTTTCTATTTTGGAGATAGTACAGTAGCTCAATTTTTAGGAAAATTTATGGGAGAGAAAAATATTCTTATTACAGGTTTCAATAATAATTTCTCTATAATAGCTCAAAATTTTAATTGTAAAGATTTTATACAATATCTTATAAAGGAAAAGTCTACACTTAAAGGTGGAGGAAATCAAATAAAAGGAAATTTTAAAGGAGATATAGAGGAAAAGGAGTTAAAAAAACTTTTGGTGGAGTATATAGAAAGATAAATTGAAAATAAAATAGGAATTAAGAAAATACAGCGATAGATTTTCTTTAATGTTGTTTTTAAGCTGAAATTATGATATAATACATTGTTAAATAAAAGCTTTATGGAGGAAATAATGTCAGAAAAAATAAATTTATTAAATCTTAATCAACAGGAGCTAGAAGAGTTTGTAGTATCTCTTGGAATGAAAAAATTCTATGGAAAACAACTTTTTAACTGGCTGCATAAAAAAATAGTGAGAGATTTAAATGAAGTTACAAACCTTTCTTTAAAAGATAGAGAATTACTTACAGAAAAAGCATATATTCCATTTTTAAATCTATTAAAACATCAAATATCTAAGATAGATAAGACAGAAAAATTTCTATTTCAATTGGAAGATGGAAATACAATAGAAACAGTTTTATTAAGACATAAAGATAAGAGAAATACTCTATGTATCTCATCACAGGTAGGTTGTGCTGTAAAATGTGCTTTCTGTGCTACAGGACAGGGTGGATTTGTAAGAGATTTAAATGTAAGTGAGATTATTAACCAAGTTTATACAATTGAGAGAAGACTTGTAAAACAGGGTACAAATTTAAATAATATTGTATTTATGGGAATGGGAGAGCCACTTTTAAATCTTACAAATGTTTTAAAAGCTCTTGAGATACTATCTAATGAAAATGGAATAAACATATCTAAGAGAAAAATAACTATCTCAACTTCTGGAATAGTTCCAAATATAGAGAAGATACTTCTTGAGAAAGTACCAGTAGAATTAGCTATATCTCTACACTCAGCTATCAATGAAAAGAGAGATGAGATAATTCCTATCAATAGAAGATATCCATTAGAGGATTTACATGCTGTATTACAAGAGTATCAAAGACAAACTAAGAGAAGAATTACTTTTGAATATATCTTAATTAATAACTTTAACGTATCAGAGGGAGATGCTAATGCTCTAGCTGATTTCGTACATGACTTTGACCATGTAGTAAATCTTATTCCTTGCAACCCAGTAGAGGGAACAGAGATGACAAGACCATCAGATAAGAAGATAGAGAGATTTGTTAATTTCTTACAAAATGTGAGAAAGGTAAATGTAACTATTAGAAGAGAAAAGGGAACAGATATAGATGGAGCTTGTGGTCAGTTAAGACAAAAAAATAAAAAACCTACTAAATAGGAGGAAGAGATGAAAAAACTTACATACTTAAAAATATTTTTAGTGGTGATATTTTTAGGTGGAGTGATTACATCAGGAGCTGTTTTTAGTTTAGTATATAAATACTACAAAGAGTTGCCAGATATCTCTACCTTGATAGAGGATTATTCTCCATCTATTCCTACTACTGTATATGATAGAAAAGGGAGAGTAATAGATGTTATCTCTCGTGAAAAAAGAGAAACAGCAAAATTCAGAGAGATACCTCAAAATTTAAAAAATGCTTTTTTAGCTATTGAAGATAAGCAATTTTATTCACATCATGGAATACACTATAAAAGAT
This window harbors:
- a CDS encoding alanyl-tRNA editing protein → MKVSVKNCEKIKNGYLVEVEPKDILYIDGKGGQLGDRGKIEEAQILEVKESGVVVDRELEYGEYEVKIDYIRQEDIACQHTAQHMFSAIAYNDYKLNTVGFRMAEEYTTVDLDSNEITEEVIEELERKANEVIKKAIQLKIFIMNNEEARKIEGLRKAIKEKVVGDVRFVEIPGVDLGACAGFHVENTKDIQLFKIINHEKIKGNYIRFYFLAGERALKDYSFKHKLSKDLCHVFSCKDYEIMEMLDKTLDEKKKIESEYKNLASQYVEFLANKLLKESEIVGEYQPIFYFGDSTVAQFLGKFMGEKNILITGFNNNFSIIAQNFNCKDFIQYLIKEKSTLKGGGNQIKGNFKGDIEEKELKKLLVEYIER
- the rlmN gene encoding 23S rRNA (adenine(2503)-C(2))-methyltransferase RlmN, with the protein product MMSEKINLLNLNQQELEEFVVSLGMKKFYGKQLFNWLHKKIVRDLNEVTNLSLKDRELLTEKAYIPFLNLLKHQISKIDKTEKFLFQLEDGNTIETVLLRHKDKRNTLCISSQVGCAVKCAFCATGQGGFVRDLNVSEIINQVYTIERRLVKQGTNLNNIVFMGMGEPLLNLTNVLKALEILSNENGINISKRKITISTSGIVPNIEKILLEKVPVELAISLHSAINEKRDEIIPINRRYPLEDLHAVLQEYQRQTKRRITFEYILINNFNVSEGDANALADFVHDFDHVVNLIPCNPVEGTEMTRPSDKKIERFVNFLQNVRKVNVTIRREKGTDIDGACGQLRQKNKKPTK